One window of Candidatus Methylocalor cossyra genomic DNA carries:
- the cas3g gene encoding type I-G CRISPR-associated helicase/endonuclease Cas3g, translating into MSAIDMRFRDFFHAALGYEPFAYQERLALQPWPELLEVPTGMGKTAAVVLAWLWKRAQGDPDTPRRLVYCLPMRVLVEQTERNMRTWLARLQAQGAVAQGAASLQVLMGGAEDRLHAEWAERPEQDLILLGTQDMLLSRALMRGYGMSRYQWPVHFALLHNDALWVYDEVQLMGSGLPTSAQLEAFRRHLGTAKPSRSLWVSATLNKDWLKTVDSAPWMATAASLQLSQADWANPALQERTAAGKTLLRLAIDPKAYAKELAEHIAARHLAGTTTLVILNTVERAQTLYDALGKRKPKPTAESLLIHARFRPAERGRLNRQLSDPPGEPGRIIVATQAIEAGVDLSSRTLFTELAPWPSLVQRFGRCNRYGEYNPVGGAEIFWFEPPEAKPYEDQALAAARQKLTGLTRASPAQLPATDGATPLHPVIRRKDFLDLFNTDPDLSGFDVDVSPFIRDADDLDVQVFWRALDRHQNQRPDSSGQPRPEPAELCRAGIGQVKKLLERLKREDRTGGVFLFDTLDRRWLPFTDSERLRPGLVLMLDAAVGGYDPSLGFFPGSTAPVEVLPLEGTAPETGYGDDPRSLLSHPVPLAAHLRDVETAARDLCAALEVPEADAVCRAALWHDAGKAHAAFQAMLRDADPSLDPHELWAKAGGRSQRRPGYWVQDAQGQRIERRHFRHELASMLAWLEQHGAEPEADLIAYLIAAHHGKVRLSLRALPDETGPDDGRLYARGVWAGDALPGLDIPGRETLAPVPALRLDLMQLGEGDMGPSWTGRTQRLLKRYGPFRLAWLEMLVRIADWRASRKEQEEGAGAETGS; encoded by the coding sequence ATGAGCGCGATCGACATGCGATTCCGGGACTTTTTTCACGCCGCGCTGGGCTACGAGCCCTTCGCCTATCAGGAGCGCTTGGCGCTCCAGCCCTGGCCGGAGTTACTCGAGGTTCCCACCGGGATGGGCAAGACCGCCGCGGTCGTACTGGCCTGGTTGTGGAAGCGGGCCCAAGGCGACCCGGACACCCCGCGCCGGCTGGTGTACTGCCTGCCCATGCGGGTGCTGGTCGAGCAAACCGAGCGCAATATGCGCACCTGGCTCGCGCGACTCCAGGCGCAAGGCGCCGTGGCCCAAGGCGCGGCATCTCTGCAGGTGCTGATGGGCGGGGCCGAGGATCGGCTGCACGCGGAGTGGGCCGAGCGCCCCGAGCAGGACCTGATCCTGCTCGGCACCCAGGACATGCTGCTGTCGCGGGCACTGATGCGCGGCTACGGCATGAGCCGCTACCAATGGCCGGTGCATTTCGCCCTGCTGCACAACGATGCTCTGTGGGTGTACGACGAAGTGCAATTGATGGGTTCCGGGCTCCCGACCAGCGCGCAGCTGGAAGCCTTCCGCCGGCACCTTGGCACAGCCAAACCCAGCCGCAGCCTGTGGGTCTCGGCCACCCTGAACAAGGACTGGTTGAAAACCGTGGATTCTGCCCCTTGGATGGCGACGGCCGCATCCCTGCAACTGTCCCAGGCTGATTGGGCGAACCCCGCGCTACAGGAGCGGACCGCGGCCGGCAAAACCCTCCTGCGCCTCGCCATCGATCCCAAAGCCTACGCCAAGGAACTGGCCGAGCATATCGCGGCCCGGCACCTTGCGGGCACCACCACGCTGGTCATCCTCAACACCGTAGAGCGGGCGCAAACCCTCTACGACGCCCTGGGCAAGCGTAAACCCAAACCCACCGCCGAATCCTTGCTGATCCACGCCCGGTTCCGGCCGGCGGAACGGGGACGGCTCAACCGCCAGCTATCCGATCCTCCCGGCGAGCCCGGTCGCATCATCGTCGCCACCCAGGCCATCGAGGCCGGGGTAGACCTCAGCAGCCGAACGCTGTTCACGGAGCTCGCCCCCTGGCCCTCCCTGGTCCAGCGCTTCGGTCGGTGCAACCGTTACGGCGAATACAACCCCGTGGGCGGCGCCGAAATTTTCTGGTTCGAACCGCCGGAGGCCAAGCCCTACGAGGACCAAGCGCTGGCCGCGGCGCGCCAGAAACTGACCGGCCTCACCCGCGCCAGCCCCGCCCAGTTGCCGGCTACGGACGGGGCAACTCCGCTCCATCCGGTCATCCGGCGCAAGGATTTTCTCGATCTGTTCAACACTGACCCCGATTTGTCGGGCTTCGACGTGGACGTGTCACCCTTCATTCGGGATGCGGACGACCTGGACGTGCAGGTGTTCTGGCGGGCGCTGGACCGGCACCAAAACCAAAGGCCCGATTCCAGCGGACAACCGCGCCCAGAGCCCGCCGAACTGTGCCGGGCGGGCATCGGCCAGGTCAAGAAGCTATTGGAGCGTTTGAAACGGGAAGATAGAACCGGTGGGGTGTTCCTGTTCGATACCCTCGACCGCCGTTGGCTACCCTTCACCGATTCGGAGCGCCTGCGGCCTGGGCTGGTGCTGATGCTGGATGCCGCGGTGGGCGGCTACGACCCGAGCTTGGGATTCTTCCCCGGCAGCACCGCCCCGGTGGAAGTCCTGCCCCTGGAGGGCACGGCGCCGGAAACGGGCTACGGCGATGATCCGCGCAGCCTGTTGAGCCATCCGGTGCCGCTCGCCGCCCACTTGCGCGATGTGGAAACCGCCGCCCGCGACCTTTGCGCCGCCCTGGAGGTACCGGAAGCGGACGCGGTTTGCCGAGCCGCGCTGTGGCACGATGCAGGCAAAGCCCATGCGGCCTTTCAAGCCATGCTCCGGGATGCGGACCCCAGCCTGGACCCCCACGAACTTTGGGCCAAGGCCGGCGGGCGCTCGCAGCGGCGCCCCGGATACTGGGTGCAGGATGCCCAGGGCCAGCGGATCGAGCGCCGCCATTTCCGCCACGAACTGGCCTCCATGCTGGCGTGGTTGGAACAGCACGGCGCGGAGCCGGAGGCCGATCTCATCGCCTACCTGATCGCTGCCCATCACGGCAAGGTTCGCCTCAGCCTGCGCGCTCTGCCGGACGAAACCGGCCCGGACGACGGCAGGCTCTATGCCCGTGGCGTTTGGGCGGGGGATGCCTTGCCGGGTCTGGACATCCCCGGGCGTGAAACCCTGGCGCCCGTTCCGGCGCTGCGGCTGGACCTCATGCAACTGGGCGAAGGGGACATGGGGCCGTCCTGGACGGGGCGCACCCAGCGCCTGCTCAAACGCTATGGGCCGTTTCGGCTGGCCTGGCTGGAAATGCTGGTGCGGATCGCCGACTGGCGGGCGAGCCGGAAAGAGCAGGAAGAGGGCGCTGGTGCCGAAACGGGATCGTGA
- the cas8g1 gene encoding type I-G CRISPR-associated protein Cas8g1/Csx17 has protein sequence MHELSLTGCAPTPLAHYLKALGVLRLLAEQRDATAAACWRSERLVLQTALSRDELIEFFLRDYRPTPISAPWNGGSGFYPKDNKSGFTALWEAKAPRFAPYRAVLRLCGQAVADAGLTESPKEEAKSAFLAKLRALLPDAVLPWLDAAVVLGMEKPGYPPLLGTGGNDGRLDFTNNFMQRLVELFSPETGAPVERAEEWLAGALFGAPIPGLMARAIGQFSPGGAGGPNASAGFGADSQVNPWDFVLMLEGALLFAGAATRRLESSDPAALSYPFTVRTTGSGSGSGSLSDEAKARAEIWVPLWERWSTLDEIRALLAEGRVTFGRRPARDGLDFGRAVAGLGVDRGIGAFQRYGFLMRSGKAYLATPLNRIPVQGRANPHADLITDLDRHGWLDRLRRFGRSDHAPQRIAQLVRRLEDGLFELTQRGDRATIQTLLGLLGDLDRSLGASAKAREAVFPIPWLRHPDWVRNADDASSEFRIAVALAGMTVAGLPMRCHLAPVAPDSLAWAPGSKWAVWGGGDLCANLARVLERRLLEADRLDLSDKPLESPAPFPRADLAAIVDFLAWPPGDGRLARIAQLLGGLACVTPLPEHLPEARNEQAPVPAAFAVLKPLFVSNATVQQTFGLPADRTLPLPQPIVRWLVTGRGDEAVAYAWRRLRIAGIALPKGAAPPRVAGIDGARLLAALMIPLRQGDVRQLGRQLAPRPAEPV, from the coding sequence ATGCATGAACTGTCGCTGACCGGCTGCGCCCCGACGCCCTTGGCGCATTACCTAAAAGCCCTAGGCGTGTTGCGCCTGCTCGCGGAGCAGCGGGACGCCACCGCCGCGGCCTGCTGGCGAAGCGAACGGCTGGTCTTGCAAACGGCTTTGAGCCGGGACGAGCTCATCGAATTCTTCCTGAGGGACTACCGGCCCACCCCCATCAGCGCGCCTTGGAACGGGGGAAGCGGCTTCTACCCGAAAGACAACAAATCGGGATTCACCGCGCTCTGGGAGGCCAAGGCCCCTCGCTTCGCACCGTATCGGGCAGTGCTGCGCCTCTGCGGCCAAGCCGTGGCCGATGCTGGCCTGACCGAAAGTCCCAAGGAAGAGGCCAAATCCGCCTTTCTCGCCAAGCTTCGGGCGCTGCTTCCGGATGCGGTTCTGCCGTGGCTGGACGCAGCCGTGGTGCTAGGCATGGAAAAGCCCGGCTATCCGCCCTTGCTGGGCACCGGAGGCAACGACGGCAGGCTCGATTTTACCAATAACTTCATGCAGCGCCTGGTGGAACTGTTCTCCCCGGAGACCGGCGCCCCCGTCGAGCGCGCCGAAGAGTGGCTGGCCGGCGCGCTGTTTGGTGCGCCGATTCCGGGCCTGATGGCGCGCGCGATCGGCCAGTTTTCGCCGGGTGGGGCAGGCGGGCCCAACGCCAGCGCCGGGTTTGGTGCGGATTCGCAGGTCAATCCCTGGGACTTCGTGCTGATGCTGGAAGGCGCGCTGCTGTTCGCGGGCGCGGCGACGCGGCGGTTGGAGAGCAGCGATCCGGCGGCCTTGAGTTACCCCTTTACCGTGCGGACTACCGGTTCGGGCAGCGGTAGCGGCAGTCTGTCCGACGAGGCGAAGGCGCGGGCGGAAATTTGGGTGCCGCTATGGGAACGCTGGTCCACCCTCGACGAGATCCGGGCCTTGCTGGCCGAGGGGCGGGTGACCTTCGGGCGGCGTCCGGCGCGGGACGGCTTGGACTTCGGGCGGGCTGTGGCGGGTCTCGGCGTTGATCGAGGGATTGGCGCCTTCCAGCGCTACGGCTTCCTGATGCGCTCCGGCAAGGCCTACCTCGCCACACCGCTCAACCGAATTCCAGTGCAAGGGCGCGCCAATCCCCACGCCGACCTCATCACCGACCTCGACCGCCATGGCTGGCTCGACCGGCTCCGTCGCTTCGGCCGTTCGGATCATGCGCCCCAACGCATCGCGCAACTGGTGCGCCGGCTGGAGGACGGGCTGTTCGAGCTGACCCAGCGGGGCGACCGCGCCACGATTCAAACCCTCCTCGGCCTGCTCGGCGACCTCGATCGGAGCCTGGGCGCCAGCGCAAAGGCCCGGGAAGCGGTTTTCCCCATACCCTGGCTGCGCCATCCCGATTGGGTTCGGAACGCCGACGATGCCAGCAGCGAATTCCGCATCGCCGTGGCCCTGGCCGGCATGACCGTGGCGGGGCTGCCGATGCGTTGCCATCTCGCGCCGGTGGCCCCGGATTCGCTGGCTTGGGCCCCCGGCAGTAAATGGGCCGTGTGGGGGGGTGGTGATCTGTGCGCCAACTTGGCCCGGGTGCTGGAACGGCGGCTACTGGAAGCCGATCGGCTGGACCTGAGCGACAAGCCCCTCGAAAGTCCCGCGCCCTTCCCCCGCGCCGATCTGGCCGCCATCGTGGACTTTCTTGCCTGGCCTCCCGGCGATGGGCGGCTCGCCCGCATCGCCCAGCTGCTCGGGGGCTTGGCGTGCGTAACGCCCTTGCCGGAGCACTTGCCGGAAGCCCGTAACGAACAGGCGCCCGTCCCGGCGGCGTTCGCGGTACTGAAACCGCTGTTCGTAAGTAACGCCACGGTGCAACAAACCTTCGGCCTGCCCGCGGACCGGACCCTCCCCTTGCCCCAGCCCATCGTTCGATGGCTGGTGACCGGCCGGGGCGATGAAGCCGTGGCTTACGCTTGGCGGCGCCTGCGCATCGCTGGCATCGCGCTGCCTAAGGGCGCCGCCCCGCCCCGGGTCGCCGGCATCGACGGCGCCCGGCTGCTGGCAGCGCTCATGATTCCCTTGCGCCAGGGCGATGTGCGGCAGCTGGGCCGGCAACTGGCGCCCCGTCCGGCCGAGCCGGTGTGA
- a CDS encoding CheR family methyltransferase, whose amino-acid sequence MRAPPEGKVRRFGPKVVGIGGSAGGVEALLELLGVLPPTTGFAFVAVLHRSGESESLLRELLAGRTELKVADAEDGLALEANCLYLAPPDTRLGLADGRLTVTYEAHPALPVDHLFQALAAALGPEAIGVVLSGTGSDGALGLAAIKARGGFALVQEPSSARFGEMPRCAITHSPPDRVLTPRGIAEELARLAREGHRAASTPPFDEDTLAQLLSSLRAACGIDFSQYKPSTIRRRLGHRLAALRIANPKDYLALLADDPAEAKALCQELLVRVTGFFRDPDMFASLTAEVFPALLADREASDPIRIWVPGCSTGEEVYSIAIALLEWLGERATAVPIQLFGTDLSPAAIERARAGFYPAGIHRDLTADRLKRFFLKTDGLYRVSPTLRDLCVFACHDLVRDPPFSKLDLISCCNVLIYFGQDMQRRAYTTFHYALKPNGFLVLGPSESVSPQSAHLFQPLGMGRKIYVRRDAPARLIMDYTHSHRDAIPMDGLSRISEQGGLPSLEWMQKDVDRLILAHYSPAGLVLDQDLQVVRFVGQIGPYLDPQAGPASLALRGLVRPALWAAIASAVREAIAAGAPAKLRQLQVATGEGPALVDLDVLPIRKSPQEAPLFLVVLQGAQRPRRRAGRPKPCSLPTRAVRRKCAPCARSWSPLRRST is encoded by the coding sequence ATGAGAGCGCCCCCGGAGGGCAAGGTGCGGCGCTTCGGCCCCAAGGTGGTGGGCATTGGCGGTTCCGCCGGCGGCGTCGAGGCCCTCCTGGAGTTGCTGGGGGTGTTGCCGCCCACCACCGGTTTCGCCTTTGTGGCGGTTCTGCACCGGAGCGGGGAATCGGAAAGCCTGCTGCGGGAATTGTTGGCTGGGCGCACCGAGCTGAAGGTCGCCGACGCCGAGGATGGGCTGGCGCTGGAAGCGAATTGCCTCTACCTCGCTCCCCCCGATACCCGGCTCGGCCTGGCCGACGGGCGCTTGACGGTGACCTATGAGGCGCACCCAGCCTTGCCGGTGGACCATCTGTTCCAGGCGTTGGCCGCGGCCCTGGGACCCGAGGCGATCGGGGTGGTGCTGTCGGGAACCGGCTCCGACGGCGCCCTGGGGCTCGCGGCGATCAAGGCCCGGGGCGGGTTCGCCCTGGTGCAGGAGCCGAGCTCGGCGCGCTTCGGCGAGATGCCCCGGTGTGCCATCACCCACAGCCCCCCAGACCGGGTGCTGACGCCGCGGGGCATCGCCGAGGAACTGGCGCGGCTTGCCCGGGAGGGGCATCGGGCGGCGTCCACCCCGCCCTTCGATGAGGATACCCTGGCACAGCTCTTGAGCAGCCTCCGGGCCGCCTGCGGCATTGATTTTTCCCAGTACAAGCCGAGCACCATCCGGCGCCGCCTGGGCCATCGCCTAGCGGCTTTGCGGATCGCCAACCCCAAGGACTACCTAGCCCTGCTCGCCGATGATCCGGCCGAAGCCAAGGCCCTGTGCCAGGAGCTGTTGGTGCGGGTGACGGGCTTCTTTCGTGACCCGGACATGTTCGCCAGCCTCACGGCAGAAGTGTTTCCGGCCTTGCTGGCGGACCGGGAGGCGAGCGACCCGATCCGCATCTGGGTGCCGGGCTGCTCCACCGGCGAGGAGGTCTATTCCATCGCCATCGCCCTCCTCGAATGGCTGGGCGAGCGGGCCACCGCAGTGCCAATCCAGCTGTTCGGTACCGACCTCAGCCCCGCAGCCATCGAACGAGCCCGGGCCGGCTTTTATCCGGCCGGGATCCACCGGGACCTGACCGCGGACCGCCTCAAGCGATTCTTTTTGAAAACCGACGGGCTCTATCGGGTGAGCCCGACCCTCCGTGACCTCTGCGTGTTCGCCTGTCATGACCTGGTGCGCGATCCGCCCTTCTCCAAGCTGGATTTGATCAGCTGTTGCAATGTCTTGATATATTTCGGGCAAGACATGCAGCGTCGGGCATACACGACGTTTCATTACGCACTCAAGCCGAACGGCTTCCTGGTGCTCGGTCCTTCAGAGAGCGTCAGCCCGCAGTCGGCCCATTTGTTCCAGCCTTTGGGCATGGGGCGTAAAATCTATGTGCGCCGGGACGCGCCGGCCCGCTTGATCATGGACTATACACATTCGCACCGTGATGCGATACCGATGGACGGCTTAAGTCGCATTTCCGAACAGGGTGGCCTGCCCAGCCTGGAATGGATGCAAAAGGATGTGGACCGCCTGATCCTGGCGCATTATTCCCCCGCCGGTTTGGTGCTGGACCAGGACCTCCAGGTGGTTCGCTTCGTCGGGCAGATCGGGCCCTACCTGGATCCCCAGGCCGGGCCTGCCAGCCTGGCCCTACGGGGGCTGGTCCGGCCGGCCCTGTGGGCGGCGATTGCCTCCGCGGTGCGGGAAGCGATCGCCGCCGGGGCGCCGGCCAAGCTCCGCCAGCTGCAGGTGGCGACCGGGGAAGGGCCGGCCCTGGTGGATCTGGACGTGCTGCCGATCCGCAAATCTCCCCAGGAGGCGCCGCTGTTTCTGGTGGTCCTGCAGGGCGCCCAGCGCCCCAGGCGGCGCGCCGGCAGGCCGAAACCCTGCTCGCTGCCTACGAGAGCAGTCAGGAGGAAGTGCGCGCCCTGCGCGAGGAGTTGGTCTCCACTAAGGAGGAGTACCTGA
- a CDS encoding helix-turn-helix transcriptional regulator, which translates to MNFCERLYELHKILSTHRLPVSRQALQERLQCSPATLSRLIRHLRDRYGAPIEHDREGNGYRYRRDGNQPIDLPGLWFTPAELRALLVLHQLLTQSHPRLLDTLLAPLRMRLERLIRHPYLGGQELSRRVRILSQGHREPDAAIFEHTAAALLDRKRLEIRYHARGEPRITERCLSPQRLVFYRDNWYLDAWCHTREALRTFALERMQAARLTEESALDVPEPELDRHYASSYGIFAGPPRHTAVLRFTPERARWVAEELWFPGQDGEFLEDGSYRLRLPYADARELILDILRYGPDVVVESPLELRRAVAERLRNAWYHYRDEACG; encoded by the coding sequence ATGAATTTTTGCGAGCGCTTGTACGAGCTCCACAAGATCCTATCGACACACCGCCTCCCCGTCTCCCGCCAGGCGTTGCAAGAACGGCTGCAATGTTCCCCCGCCACCCTGAGCCGGCTGATCCGGCACCTGCGGGACCGCTACGGCGCGCCCATCGAACACGACCGCGAGGGTAACGGCTACCGCTACCGGCGCGACGGCAACCAGCCCATCGACCTGCCCGGGCTCTGGTTCACCCCAGCCGAGCTGCGGGCCCTGTTGGTCCTGCACCAACTTTTGACTCAAAGCCACCCGCGCCTCTTGGATACCCTGCTAGCGCCCCTGCGGATGCGGCTCGAGCGCCTGATCAGGCATCCCTATTTGGGCGGCCAGGAGCTTAGCCGGCGGGTGCGCATCCTGAGCCAGGGCCACCGCGAGCCGGACGCGGCGATCTTCGAGCACACCGCGGCCGCCCTGCTGGACCGCAAGCGCCTGGAGATCCGCTATCACGCCCGTGGCGAACCCCGCATCACCGAGCGCTGCCTGTCGCCCCAGCGTTTGGTGTTCTATCGGGACAATTGGTACCTGGACGCCTGGTGCCACACCCGGGAGGCGCTGCGCACCTTCGCGCTGGAGCGGATGCAGGCCGCCCGGCTGACGGAGGAATCCGCCCTCGACGTCCCAGAACCGGAACTGGACCGCCATTATGCCAGCAGTTACGGGATCTTCGCCGGCCCGCCGCGACACACCGCGGTGCTCCGCTTTACCCCGGAACGGGCCCGCTGGGTGGCCGAGGAGCTCTGGTTCCCCGGCCAGGACGGCGAATTCCTCGAGGACGGCAGCTACCGGCTGCGCCTGCCCTACGCCGATGCCCGTGAACTGATTCTGGACATCCTCCGCTACGGTCCCGACGTGGTGGTGGAAAGCCCCCTCGAGCTGCGCCGGGCGGTGGCGGAACGGCTGCGGAACGCTTGGTACCATTACCGAGACGAAGCCTGCGGGTGA
- a CDS encoding PAS domain-containing protein: protein MRALREELVSTKEEYLSAHEELETAREELQSSNEELITANDELRLRNQELSRAIADLKNARDYAAAIVDSTRAALLVLDRRLCIRHSNRVFHELFQTRPEDIDGNPLPAIGRGAFNLPPFLDRLRDAAERRVPLDDLELTVEVPMVGERRLLCTARPLTGEADFPDQILVSLLDVTDQRGTAAQLQQQAELLDQTHDAILIWSLGGTIRYWNRGAEELYGWSREEALGRISHQLLKTRHGIPFDEFLARLRRDRHWLGEVIHTTRDGRELVVDSRYTVREDVGGKLLVLETNRDITERKRTEEQLQALADSIPQLAWIANPKGEVAWFNRRWYEYTGAMPEETVGWGWQRLVDPEFLPAVLERWRASLQEGTPLDMEYPLRGADGRFRWFLTRVMPVKDARGQVLRWFGSHTDISDKRAAEQALKLADRQKDEFLAMLAHELRNPLAPLRNALAILQRGVPERLPMRQLREMMERQLHKLTRIVDDLLDVARITRGQVELRREHVDLVALLKEALEAIEPQIQEAGHELALTLPQRPVPIHADPVRIDQIIGNLLSNAIKYTPAGGRIQVELAVEGDRAVLRVIDNGVGISPEVLPTIFDLFAQSDRTLGREQGGLGIGLTLARRLLELHGGRIEAESEGVGQGSRFTVYLPLAGQGPPGAGPAPYEDPQGGAPISAHRVLVLDDNRDAADSTAQLVASCGHTVAVAYDGPAALELARQFRPDTVLLDIGLPGMDGLEVARRLRTLPHLERAMVVAVSGYGAEADRRASARAGIDHHLVKPVDFAVLERLLNRVTSSSGA, encoded by the coding sequence GTGCGCGCCCTGCGCGAGGAGTTGGTCTCCACTAAGGAGGAGTACCTGAGCGCCCACGAGGAGTTGGAGACCGCCCGGGAGGAACTGCAGTCCTCGAACGAGGAACTGATCACGGCCAACGACGAGCTGCGCCTGCGCAATCAGGAGCTGAGCCGGGCCATCGCCGACCTCAAGAACGCCCGCGACTACGCCGCGGCGATCGTGGACAGCACCCGGGCCGCGCTGCTGGTGTTGGACCGCCGGCTGTGTATCCGCCATTCCAACCGGGTATTCCACGAGCTGTTCCAGACTCGGCCGGAGGACATCGACGGCAATCCCCTTCCGGCCATCGGCCGAGGCGCCTTTAACCTGCCGCCCTTCCTCGACCGCCTGCGGGACGCCGCCGAGCGCCGCGTCCCCCTGGACGACCTGGAGCTGACTGTGGAGGTGCCCATGGTCGGGGAACGGCGCCTGCTCTGTACCGCCCGGCCCTTGACGGGGGAAGCGGACTTTCCGGACCAGATCCTGGTGTCGCTGCTGGACGTGACCGACCAGCGCGGCACCGCAGCCCAGCTCCAGCAGCAGGCCGAGCTGCTGGATCAGACCCACGACGCCATCCTGATCTGGAGCCTGGGAGGCACGATCCGCTACTGGAACCGCGGCGCCGAGGAGCTCTACGGCTGGAGTCGGGAGGAAGCGCTCGGAAGGATCAGCCACCAACTGCTCAAGACCCGCCACGGCATCCCCTTCGACGAGTTCCTGGCCCGGCTCCGCCGCGACCGGCACTGGCTCGGCGAGGTGATTCACACCACCCGCGACGGGCGGGAGCTGGTGGTGGACAGCCGCTATACCGTGCGGGAGGACGTCGGAGGCAAGCTGCTGGTGCTGGAAACCAACCGCGACATCACCGAGCGCAAGCGCACCGAGGAACAGCTGCAAGCCCTTGCCGACTCGATCCCGCAGCTGGCCTGGATCGCGAACCCCAAAGGCGAGGTCGCCTGGTTCAATCGGCGCTGGTATGAGTACACCGGCGCCATGCCGGAGGAGACGGTGGGCTGGGGCTGGCAGCGGCTGGTCGATCCGGAGTTCTTGCCGGCGGTGCTGGAGCGCTGGCGCGCCTCCCTCCAAGAGGGCACGCCGCTCGACATGGAATACCCCCTGCGCGGGGCCGACGGCCGTTTCCGCTGGTTCCTAACCCGGGTGATGCCGGTGAAGGACGCCCGCGGGCAGGTGCTCCGTTGGTTCGGCAGCCATACGGACATCAGCGACAAACGGGCCGCGGAACAGGCCCTCAAGCTGGCCGACCGGCAGAAGGACGAGTTTCTCGCCATGCTGGCCCATGAGCTGCGCAACCCCCTGGCGCCGTTGCGCAACGCCCTGGCGATTTTGCAGCGGGGGGTGCCGGAGCGGCTGCCCATGCGGCAGCTACGGGAGATGATGGAGCGGCAGCTGCACAAACTCACCCGGATCGTGGATGACCTTCTGGACGTGGCCCGGATCACCCGCGGCCAGGTGGAGCTGCGCCGCGAGCACGTGGATCTGGTGGCGCTGCTCAAGGAGGCGCTGGAGGCCATCGAGCCGCAGATCCAGGAGGCCGGTCACGAGCTGGCGCTGACCCTGCCCCAGCGGCCGGTGCCGATCCACGCCGATCCGGTGCGGATCGATCAGATCATCGGCAATCTCTTGTCCAACGCCATCAAGTACACGCCCGCCGGCGGGAGGATCCAGGTCGAGCTGGCGGTGGAAGGGGACCGGGCGGTGCTGCGGGTGATCGACAACGGCGTCGGGATCAGCCCCGAGGTCCTGCCCACCATCTTCGATCTGTTCGCCCAGAGCGACCGTACCCTAGGCCGGGAGCAGGGCGGTCTCGGTATCGGCCTGACCCTGGCCCGCCGGCTGTTGGAGCTGCACGGCGGGCGCATCGAGGCGGAAAGCGAAGGGGTCGGCCAGGGCAGCCGGTTCACCGTGTACCTGCCCCTGGCCGGACAGGGACCCCCCGGGGCCGGGCCGGCCCCTTATGAAGACCCGCAAGGCGGCGCGCCCATCAGCGCCCACCGGGTGCTGGTGCTGGACGACAACCGCGACGCCGCTGACAGCACCGCGCAGCTGGTGGCCTCCTGCGGCCACACGGTGGCGGTGGCCTACGACGGGCCGGCGGCCCTGGAACTGGCCCGTCAGTTCAGACCCGACACCGTGCTGTTGGACATCGGCCTGCCCGGCATGGATGGGCTGGAAGTGGCGCGGCGCCTGCGCACCCTACCGCACCTGGAGCGGGCTATGGTGGTGGCGGTGAGCGGTTACGGTGCCGAGGCCGACCGCCGCGCCTCCGCTCGGGCGGGCATCGACCATCACCTGGTCAAACCGGTGGATTTCGCCGTCCTGGAACGGCTCTTGAACCGCGTCACTTCCTCCTCCGGGGCGTGA